A single genomic interval of Marmota flaviventris isolate mMarFla1 chromosome 14, mMarFla1.hap1, whole genome shotgun sequence harbors:
- the Fam228b gene encoding protein FAM228B isoform X2, producing MKNLGSHDLVTATLPRVKSSKEWLEPQLAFTEALVKEDIDAAIQSILCREKYVIKEFDKYLQHHDLLNTRRKEMLYKRWVDHVADPLQKKIIDKVCSHKKIKKRRQEELDSFLNYVNKKGNAFIQHYDPKEYDPFCMSKEDPNFMKVIIPPFCDPLKKAQCDKDDERRTLLQCETGKLYTMKEFKEIEKIQSRFPIISNSRHFMTPNEWLKLPTRYIESEFCKRSRLKVKVNVNASSLDLKPSARVPHLTEYQEEKNKGPSFPEKEPLCYQEGKNPSTTEANSEEHFSSLNVNQEAEKDEDQDGREPGQHTGQPLQAPQSEEPGTAWCGRLPRGGVGQEKLRGGVLYSEGTESCRLHPCNLAELHMEVPSAGGPVLCGISLAPSPEVPPVYFPTSFYYLPLKPKPGQSFVPLIQSRQKIFQRTNTKLK from the exons GCCTTAGTTAAAGAAGATATTGATGCAGCTATTCAATCTATCTTATGTAGAGAAAAGTATGTAATTAAG GAATTTGATAAGTATTTACAACATCATGACTTATTAAATACGAGAAGAAAAGAGATGTTATATAAAAGATGGGTTGACCATGTGGCAGATCCTCTCCAGAAGAAAATTATAGACAAAGTTTGTTCAcataagaagattaaaaaaaggagACAAGAGGAATTAGATAGTTTTCTGAACTATGTAAATAAAAAG GGAAATGCATTTATACAACATTATGATCCAAAAGAATATGATCCTTTTTGTATGAGCAAAGAAGACCCCAATTTCATGAAA GTTATCATCCCACCGTTTTGTGACCCTCTGAAAAAAGCACAATGTGACAAGGATGATGAAAGAAGAACTCTCCTTCAGTGTGAGACTG GCAAACTATATAcaatgaaagaatttaaagaaattgaGAAGATCCAGTCCAGATTCCCAATAATTTCTAATTCGAGGCACTTTATGACTCCAAATGAGTGGCTGAAACTGCCTACAAGATACATAGAAAGTGAATTTTGTAAAAGGAGCAG GTTAAAAGTGAAAGTGAATGTTAATGCTAGTAGTCTTGATTTGAAACCTTCGGCAAGAGTGCCTCATCTGACGGAATACCAAGAAGAAAA AAACAAAGGGCCATCCTTTCCGGAAAAAGAACCTCTCTGTTATCAGGAGGGAAAGAACCCAAGTACTACAGAGGCCAACTCCGaagaacatttttcttccttaaatgtcaACCAGGAGGCAGAAAAGGATGAAGATCAGGATGGGCGAGAGCCAGGGCAGCACACGGGGCAGCCATTGCAGGCACCACAGTCTGAGGAGCCGGGAACTGCGTGGTGTGGCAGGCTTCCGAGAGGAGGGGTGGGACAGGAGAAACTGAGAGGCGGTGTCCTGTACTCAGAAGGAACGGAGAGCTGTCGGCTGCATCCCTGCAACTTGGCAGAGCTGCACATGGAGGTGCCGTCTGCTGGGGGGCCTGTGCTGTGCGGGATTTCCCTGGCTCCCTCTCCTGAGGTCCCACCTGTCTATTTTCCTACCAGTTTCTACTATTTGCCACTTAAACCCAAGCCAGGCCAAAGTTTTGTTCCCTTAATTCAATCAagacagaaaattttccaaaggaCCAACACTAAATTAAAgtag
- the Fam228b gene encoding protein FAM228B isoform X5, which produces MKNLGSHDLVTATLPRVKSSKEWLEPQLAFTEALVKEDIDAAIQSILCREKYVIKEFDKYLQHHDLLNTRRKEMLYKRWVDHVADPLQKKIIDKVCSHKKIKKRRQEELDSFLNYVNKKGNAFIQHYDPKEYDPFCMSKEDPNFMKVIIPPFCDPLKKAQCDKDDERRTLLQCETGKLYTMKEFKEIEKIQSRFPIISNSRHFMTPNEWLKLPTRYIESEFCKRSRLKVKVNVNASSLDLKPSARVPHLTEYQEENCGKLLKSEEGRVITASLGYHHVTVPYQDRTGLSNQGAYSGKGTQDSCFRNLPASRNPAAQCLQQLRNGNTMDGQLLQRYFPQKLKNVAETIHNS; this is translated from the exons GCCTTAGTTAAAGAAGATATTGATGCAGCTATTCAATCTATCTTATGTAGAGAAAAGTATGTAATTAAG GAATTTGATAAGTATTTACAACATCATGACTTATTAAATACGAGAAGAAAAGAGATGTTATATAAAAGATGGGTTGACCATGTGGCAGATCCTCTCCAGAAGAAAATTATAGACAAAGTTTGTTCAcataagaagattaaaaaaaggagACAAGAGGAATTAGATAGTTTTCTGAACTATGTAAATAAAAAG GGAAATGCATTTATACAACATTATGATCCAAAAGAATATGATCCTTTTTGTATGAGCAAAGAAGACCCCAATTTCATGAAA GTTATCATCCCACCGTTTTGTGACCCTCTGAAAAAAGCACAATGTGACAAGGATGATGAAAGAAGAACTCTCCTTCAGTGTGAGACTG GCAAACTATATAcaatgaaagaatttaaagaaattgaGAAGATCCAGTCCAGATTCCCAATAATTTCTAATTCGAGGCACTTTATGACTCCAAATGAGTGGCTGAAACTGCCTACAAGATACATAGAAAGTGAATTTTGTAAAAGGAGCAG GTTAAAAGTGAAAGTGAATGTTAATGCTAGTAGTCTTGATTTGAAACCTTCGGCAAGAGTGCCTCATCTGACGGAATACCAAGAAGAAAA ctgcgggaaattactcaaaagtgaggaggggagagtaataactgcgtccttgggttaccatcacgtcaccgtcccctatcaggatcgaacag GTCTCAGCAATCAAGGAGCATACAGTGGGAAGGGGACACAAGACAGCTGTTTTAGGAATTTACCTGCAAGCAGGAATCCTGCAG CTCAATGCCTACAGCAATTAAGAAATGGCAATACCATGGATGGACAGTTATTGCAAAGGTATTTTCcccagaaattaaaaaatgttgctgaaacaattcacaatagctaa
- the Fam228b gene encoding protein FAM228B isoform X1, whose translation MKNLGSHDLVTATLPRVKSSKEWLEPQLAFTEALVKEDIDAAIQSILCREKYVIKEFDKYLQHHDLLNTRRKEMLYKRWVDHVADPLQKKIIDKVCSHKKIKKRRQEELDSFLNYVNKKGNAFIQHYDPKEYDPFCMSKEDPNFMKVIIPPFCDPLKKAQCDKDDERRTLLQCETGKLYTMKEFKEIEKIQSRFPIISNSRHFMTPNEWLKLPTRYIESEFCKRSRLKVKVNVNASSLDLKPSARVPHLTEYQEEKSVTYKNKGPSFPEKEPLCYQEGKNPSTTEANSEEHFSSLNVNQEAEKDEDQDGREPGQHTGQPLQAPQSEEPGTAWCGRLPRGGVGQEKLRGGVLYSEGTESCRLHPCNLAELHMEVPSAGGPVLCGISLAPSPEVPPVYFPTSFYYLPLKPKPGQSFVPLIQSRQKIFQRTNTKLK comes from the exons GCCTTAGTTAAAGAAGATATTGATGCAGCTATTCAATCTATCTTATGTAGAGAAAAGTATGTAATTAAG GAATTTGATAAGTATTTACAACATCATGACTTATTAAATACGAGAAGAAAAGAGATGTTATATAAAAGATGGGTTGACCATGTGGCAGATCCTCTCCAGAAGAAAATTATAGACAAAGTTTGTTCAcataagaagattaaaaaaaggagACAAGAGGAATTAGATAGTTTTCTGAACTATGTAAATAAAAAG GGAAATGCATTTATACAACATTATGATCCAAAAGAATATGATCCTTTTTGTATGAGCAAAGAAGACCCCAATTTCATGAAA GTTATCATCCCACCGTTTTGTGACCCTCTGAAAAAAGCACAATGTGACAAGGATGATGAAAGAAGAACTCTCCTTCAGTGTGAGACTG GCAAACTATATAcaatgaaagaatttaaagaaattgaGAAGATCCAGTCCAGATTCCCAATAATTTCTAATTCGAGGCACTTTATGACTCCAAATGAGTGGCTGAAACTGCCTACAAGATACATAGAAAGTGAATTTTGTAAAAGGAGCAG GTTAAAAGTGAAAGTGAATGTTAATGCTAGTAGTCTTGATTTGAAACCTTCGGCAAGAGTGCCTCATCTGACGGAATACCAAGAAGAAAAGTCAGTCACTTACAA AAACAAAGGGCCATCCTTTCCGGAAAAAGAACCTCTCTGTTATCAGGAGGGAAAGAACCCAAGTACTACAGAGGCCAACTCCGaagaacatttttcttccttaaatgtcaACCAGGAGGCAGAAAAGGATGAAGATCAGGATGGGCGAGAGCCAGGGCAGCACACGGGGCAGCCATTGCAGGCACCACAGTCTGAGGAGCCGGGAACTGCGTGGTGTGGCAGGCTTCCGAGAGGAGGGGTGGGACAGGAGAAACTGAGAGGCGGTGTCCTGTACTCAGAAGGAACGGAGAGCTGTCGGCTGCATCCCTGCAACTTGGCAGAGCTGCACATGGAGGTGCCGTCTGCTGGGGGGCCTGTGCTGTGCGGGATTTCCCTGGCTCCCTCTCCTGAGGTCCCACCTGTCTATTTTCCTACCAGTTTCTACTATTTGCCACTTAAACCCAAGCCAGGCCAAAGTTTTGTTCCCTTAATTCAATCAagacagaaaattttccaaaggaCCAACACTAAATTAAAgtag
- the Fam228b gene encoding protein FAM228B isoform X3, with protein MKNLGSHDLVTATLPRVKSSKEWLEPQLAFTEEFDKYLQHHDLLNTRRKEMLYKRWVDHVADPLQKKIIDKVCSHKKIKKRRQEELDSFLNYVNKKGNAFIQHYDPKEYDPFCMSKEDPNFMKVIIPPFCDPLKKAQCDKDDERRTLLQCETGKLYTMKEFKEIEKIQSRFPIISNSRHFMTPNEWLKLPTRYIESEFCKRSRLKVKVNVNASSLDLKPSARVPHLTEYQEEKSVTYKNKGPSFPEKEPLCYQEGKNPSTTEANSEEHFSSLNVNQEAEKDEDQDGREPGQHTGQPLQAPQSEEPGTAWCGRLPRGGVGQEKLRGGVLYSEGTESCRLHPCNLAELHMEVPSAGGPVLCGISLAPSPEVPPVYFPTSFYYLPLKPKPGQSFVPLIQSRQKIFQRTNTKLK; from the exons GAATTTGATAAGTATTTACAACATCATGACTTATTAAATACGAGAAGAAAAGAGATGTTATATAAAAGATGGGTTGACCATGTGGCAGATCCTCTCCAGAAGAAAATTATAGACAAAGTTTGTTCAcataagaagattaaaaaaaggagACAAGAGGAATTAGATAGTTTTCTGAACTATGTAAATAAAAAG GGAAATGCATTTATACAACATTATGATCCAAAAGAATATGATCCTTTTTGTATGAGCAAAGAAGACCCCAATTTCATGAAA GTTATCATCCCACCGTTTTGTGACCCTCTGAAAAAAGCACAATGTGACAAGGATGATGAAAGAAGAACTCTCCTTCAGTGTGAGACTG GCAAACTATATAcaatgaaagaatttaaagaaattgaGAAGATCCAGTCCAGATTCCCAATAATTTCTAATTCGAGGCACTTTATGACTCCAAATGAGTGGCTGAAACTGCCTACAAGATACATAGAAAGTGAATTTTGTAAAAGGAGCAG GTTAAAAGTGAAAGTGAATGTTAATGCTAGTAGTCTTGATTTGAAACCTTCGGCAAGAGTGCCTCATCTGACGGAATACCAAGAAGAAAAGTCAGTCACTTACAA AAACAAAGGGCCATCCTTTCCGGAAAAAGAACCTCTCTGTTATCAGGAGGGAAAGAACCCAAGTACTACAGAGGCCAACTCCGaagaacatttttcttccttaaatgtcaACCAGGAGGCAGAAAAGGATGAAGATCAGGATGGGCGAGAGCCAGGGCAGCACACGGGGCAGCCATTGCAGGCACCACAGTCTGAGGAGCCGGGAACTGCGTGGTGTGGCAGGCTTCCGAGAGGAGGGGTGGGACAGGAGAAACTGAGAGGCGGTGTCCTGTACTCAGAAGGAACGGAGAGCTGTCGGCTGCATCCCTGCAACTTGGCAGAGCTGCACATGGAGGTGCCGTCTGCTGGGGGGCCTGTGCTGTGCGGGATTTCCCTGGCTCCCTCTCCTGAGGTCCCACCTGTCTATTTTCCTACCAGTTTCTACTATTTGCCACTTAAACCCAAGCCAGGCCAAAGTTTTGTTCCCTTAATTCAATCAagacagaaaattttccaaaggaCCAACACTAAATTAAAgtag
- the Fam228b gene encoding protein FAM228B isoform X4 has protein sequence MLYKRWVDHVADPLQKKIIDKVCSHKKIKKRRQEELDSFLNYVNKKGNAFIQHYDPKEYDPFCMSKEDPNFMKVIIPPFCDPLKKAQCDKDDERRTLLQCETGKLYTMKEFKEIEKIQSRFPIISNSRHFMTPNEWLKLPTRYIESEFCKRSRLKVKVNVNASSLDLKPSARVPHLTEYQEEKSVTYKNKGPSFPEKEPLCYQEGKNPSTTEANSEEHFSSLNVNQEAEKDEDQDGREPGQHTGQPLQAPQSEEPGTAWCGRLPRGGVGQEKLRGGVLYSEGTESCRLHPCNLAELHMEVPSAGGPVLCGISLAPSPEVPPVYFPTSFYYLPLKPKPGQSFVPLIQSRQKIFQRTNTKLK, from the exons ATGTTATATAAAAGATGGGTTGACCATGTGGCAGATCCTCTCCAGAAGAAAATTATAGACAAAGTTTGTTCAcataagaagattaaaaaaaggagACAAGAGGAATTAGATAGTTTTCTGAACTATGTAAATAAAAAG GGAAATGCATTTATACAACATTATGATCCAAAAGAATATGATCCTTTTTGTATGAGCAAAGAAGACCCCAATTTCATGAAA GTTATCATCCCACCGTTTTGTGACCCTCTGAAAAAAGCACAATGTGACAAGGATGATGAAAGAAGAACTCTCCTTCAGTGTGAGACTG GCAAACTATATAcaatgaaagaatttaaagaaattgaGAAGATCCAGTCCAGATTCCCAATAATTTCTAATTCGAGGCACTTTATGACTCCAAATGAGTGGCTGAAACTGCCTACAAGATACATAGAAAGTGAATTTTGTAAAAGGAGCAG GTTAAAAGTGAAAGTGAATGTTAATGCTAGTAGTCTTGATTTGAAACCTTCGGCAAGAGTGCCTCATCTGACGGAATACCAAGAAGAAAAGTCAGTCACTTACAA AAACAAAGGGCCATCCTTTCCGGAAAAAGAACCTCTCTGTTATCAGGAGGGAAAGAACCCAAGTACTACAGAGGCCAACTCCGaagaacatttttcttccttaaatgtcaACCAGGAGGCAGAAAAGGATGAAGATCAGGATGGGCGAGAGCCAGGGCAGCACACGGGGCAGCCATTGCAGGCACCACAGTCTGAGGAGCCGGGAACTGCGTGGTGTGGCAGGCTTCCGAGAGGAGGGGTGGGACAGGAGAAACTGAGAGGCGGTGTCCTGTACTCAGAAGGAACGGAGAGCTGTCGGCTGCATCCCTGCAACTTGGCAGAGCTGCACATGGAGGTGCCGTCTGCTGGGGGGCCTGTGCTGTGCGGGATTTCCCTGGCTCCCTCTCCTGAGGTCCCACCTGTCTATTTTCCTACCAGTTTCTACTATTTGCCACTTAAACCCAAGCCAGGCCAAAGTTTTGTTCCCTTAATTCAATCAagacagaaaattttccaaaggaCCAACACTAAATTAAAgtag
- the Fam228a gene encoding protein FAM228A: MAATSNYAEHFSPENLKRWPQPESVPLMEVLAREDIDEAVHAILFRENYVVKRLDTYFQHLDTFKERRKEMLHRKWIMNVAEPIQQRIMGKVTSNRGAEKTKRENFECFLKSTDKTAPVPPFCGPLLRRQQKAEEEVRASRRYETGKQYFAKELKETKDRLHAKWPRFIFTLQNVIPKESQKASGVPRKSKAFSDWTFYKA; the protein is encoded by the exons ATGGCTGCCACGTCCAACTACGCTGAACATTTCAGTCCAGAGAACTTAAAAAGATGGCCCCAGCCCGAGTCCGTGCCGCTCATGGAG GTATTAGCTAGAGAAGACATTGATGAAGCTGTACATGCAATATTATTTCGAGAAAATTATGTTGTGAAG AGATTGGATACATATTTTCAGCATCTGGATACttttaaggaaagaagaaaagagatgttACACAGAAAATGGATTATGAATGTTGCAGAGCCCATTCAACAGAGAATTATGGGAAAAGTAACTTCAAATAGAGGAGCTGAAAAAACAAAGCGAGAGAactttgaatgttttttaaaatccacAGATAAAACG GCTCCAGTCCCTCCGTTTTGTGGTCCTCTGCTGCGAAGACAgcaaaaggcagaggaagaggtCAGAGCCAGCCGTCGATATGAGACAG GAAAACAATACTTCGCCAAAGAGCTCAAGGAAACCAAGGACAGACTGCACGCCAAATGGCCCCGGTTCATTTTCACTCTGCAAAACGTGATTCCGAAAGAGTCTCAAAAAGCCTCTGGGGTACCCAGGAAAAGTAAGGCATTCAG